Proteins from one Pseudomonas grandcourensis genomic window:
- a CDS encoding MarR family transcriptional regulator — MLEGLGRTQQDLLNALLHHGGGMSIDELAEHLAITRTAIRQHLAALERDGLVLRGDTRPTGRRPEQLYRLTDHAREQFPRHYQLLASVLIDEVAGIIGPEALTSLMRSMGRKLALDREQQVVDEARIVQHMNQAGYEAEVFFRSGDTPEIVAHNCVFHRLAAEHPVVCELDLALIGALGGGEVEHSECMVRGGHVCRFRLRPSETPDVATDAAPADTDRPA, encoded by the coding sequence ATGCTGGAAGGACTGGGCCGAACACAGCAGGACCTGCTCAATGCACTGCTGCACCATGGGGGCGGCATGAGCATTGACGAGTTGGCTGAACACCTGGCCATCACGCGCACGGCGATCCGCCAACACCTGGCGGCGCTGGAGCGTGACGGTCTGGTGCTGCGCGGCGACACCCGTCCGACGGGCCGTCGTCCGGAGCAGCTGTATCGGCTCACCGACCACGCGCGGGAGCAGTTCCCTCGCCACTATCAGCTACTGGCCAGCGTATTGATTGATGAAGTGGCGGGCATCATCGGTCCTGAAGCCCTGACTTCACTGATGCGCAGCATGGGCCGCAAACTGGCTTTGGACCGTGAGCAACAGGTCGTGGATGAAGCCAGGATCGTCCAGCACATGAACCAGGCGGGCTACGAAGCCGAGGTATTTTTCCGCTCAGGCGACACACCGGAAATCGTCGCGCATAACTGCGTGTTCCATCGGCTGGCCGCCGAGCATCCGGTGGTCTGCGAACTGGACCTGGCCTTGATCGGCGCGTTGGGCGGCGGTGAAGTCGAGCACAGCGAGTGCATGGTACGCGGCGGGCATGTCTGTCGCTTCAGGCTGCGTCCGAGTGAAACTCCGGACGTCGCGACTGACGCTGCTCCAGCCGATACCGATCGGCCAGCCTAA
- a CDS encoding alpha/beta fold hydrolase has translation MPPTNVSRMSRTLVLLVVIVAALYLALCVALFVFQRALIYYPQPRTVGTAATLLTLPVADAQVLVSVRPHDGPNALIYFGGNAEDVSRNLPEFTQAFPEYALYLLHYRGYGGSSGSPSEEAIARDAITLFDQVHVSHPHVAVVGRSLGSGVAVRLASERPAARLVLITPYNSLEGLAARQFRWFPVRWLLKDKYPSWQYAARITVPTLLIAAEHDEVIPRSSTERLYTHLAKGVASLQVIPGTGHNSIGESPEYLKALGDGL, from the coding sequence ATGCCGCCCACTAACGTTAGTCGAATGTCACGCACCCTGGTGTTACTCGTTGTCATCGTCGCTGCGCTGTACCTGGCGCTGTGCGTCGCGCTGTTCGTGTTTCAACGGGCGCTGATCTATTACCCGCAACCGCGCACCGTCGGGACAGCCGCAACGCTGCTCACCCTGCCGGTCGCCGACGCACAGGTGCTGGTCTCCGTCCGTCCTCACGATGGCCCGAATGCGCTGATCTATTTCGGCGGCAATGCCGAAGACGTCTCGCGCAACCTGCCCGAGTTCACCCAAGCGTTCCCTGAATACGCCCTGTACCTGCTGCATTACCGGGGTTATGGCGGGAGTTCCGGCTCGCCTTCCGAAGAGGCCATTGCCCGCGACGCGATAACGTTGTTCGACCAGGTACATGTCAGCCATCCGCATGTGGCGGTGGTCGGCCGCAGCCTGGGCTCGGGGGTGGCCGTGCGCCTGGCCAGCGAACGCCCGGCCGCGCGACTGGTGCTGATCACGCCCTACAACAGCCTCGAAGGGCTCGCCGCCCGTCAGTTCCGCTGGTTTCCGGTGCGCTGGTTGTTGAAGGACAAGTACCCGTCCTGGCAGTACGCCGCCCGCATCACGGTGCCGACATTGTTGATCGCGGCGGAGCATGACGAGGTGATTCCGCGTTCGAGTACTGAACGTTTGTACACACACTTAGCCAAAGGCGTGGCGTCACTGCAGGTGATACCGGGGACGGGGCATAACTCGATCGGCGAAAGCCCTGAATACTTAAAGGCGCTGGGGGATGGGTTGTAG